In Pomacea canaliculata isolate SZHN2017 linkage group LG12, ASM307304v1, whole genome shotgun sequence, a single genomic region encodes these proteins:
- the LOC112576436 gene encoding lysine-specific demethylase 8-like, protein MAETNSCMETQFYPPSCSSLGPLNNILPRSPSELLSVVPKLETLGPAYTSKVTSAAEHMYTKQYSICIENCDVLIDHTWERLNTGHWKDINITWRYAYTLVSLLKALSQCALLSDSNSNINHLDILKTCDMGLLMGAPIMDNILAKMSRKFQESFGNRRLSVSADELSKEEDAEETVPRKLAKRDKQEATELGMSASENISAPIDCQENSQSVEATAHNGREVPRYCCPSVEMFHATFFDLQHPVVITDAIGYWPALTSHKWSLRYLRRIAGSRTVPVEIGSRYTDEDWTQKLMTVNEFIDQYVTNPQPGAKGYLAQHNLFDQITELKDDISIPVYCCLGDEEDVDINAWFGPEGTVSPLHQDPKHNFLCQVMGEKYVRLYSPEFTQHLYPHPTKLLENTSQVDCENPDLEKFQKFAEAVYLECVLKEGEMLYIPPKYWHYVKSLSVSFSVSFWWQ, encoded by the exons ATGGCTGAAACAAATAGTTGTATGGAGACACAGTTTTACCCTCCATCTTGTTCTTCTCTTGGACCATTGAATAATATCTTGCCCCGCTCACCATCAGAACTGTTAAGTGTTGTTCCCAAACTTGAAACACTGGGACCTGCCTATACTAGCAAAGTTACATCTGCTGCAGAACATATGTACACTAAACAGTACTCTATTTGCATTGAAAACTGTGATGTCCTCATTGACCATACATGGGAGAGGTTGAATACTGGCCATTGGAAAGATATCAATATTACCTGGCGCTATGCATATACTTTGGTATCTTTATTAAAAGCACTTAGCCAGTGTGCTTTGTTaagtgacagcaacagcaacatcaatCATCTGgatattttgaaaacttgtGACATGGGTTTGCTGATGGGAGCACCAATTATGGACAACATACTGGCTAAAATGTCCCGTAAATTCCAAGAATCATTTGGCAATCGGAGACTAAGTGTTTCAGCAGACGAGCTGTCTAAAGAAGAAGATGCTGAAGAAACAGTTCCAAGAAAACTTGCTAAAAGAGATAAACAAGAAGCAACAGAGCTGGGTATGTCAGCTTCAGAGAATATTTCTGCACCAATTGATTGCCAGGAAAACAGTCAGTCAGTTGAGGCTACAGCACATAATGGGAGAGAGGTTCCTCGATATTGCTGCCCATCAGTGGAAATGTTTCATGCAACTTTTTTTGACTTACAGCATCCAGTAGTCATAACTGATGCTATTGGATACTGGCCTGCACTGACCAGCCACAAATGGTCTCTTCGATATTTGAGGAGAATAGCAGGGTCACGCACAGTGCCTGTTGAGATTGGTTCACGCTATACAGATGAAGACTGGACTCAAAAACTTATGACAGTGAATGAGTTTATTGACCAGTATGTGACAAATCCTCAACCTGGTGCTAAAGGTTATTTAGCACAACACAATCTCTTTGACCAG ATAACTGAGCTGAAAGATGACATCAGTATTCCAGTATACTGCTGCCTTGGTGATGAAGAAGATGTGGATATTAATGCCTGGTTTGGCCCTGAAGGCACAGTATCTCCTCTGCACCAGGATCCCAAACACAACTTCCTGTGCCAGGTGATGGGAGAAAAGTATGTAAGACTTTATTCACCTGAATTCACCCAGCATCTTTATCCACACCCAACCAAACTGTTGGAAAACACAAGCCAAGTTGATTGTGAAAACCCAGATCTGGAGAAATTTCAGAAATTTGCAGAAGCAGTTTACCTTGAGTGTGTTTTAAAGGAAGGAGAAATGTTGTATATTCCACCAAAATATTGGCATTACGTAAAATCATTATCAGTTAGCTTTTCAGTCAGCTTTTGGTGGCAGTAA
- the LOC112576437 gene encoding glucose-fructose oxidoreductase domain-containing protein 1-like yields the protein MRFKVKSTISQKNMRKMLPGVGVFGTTATIKVLVPILKTCGFPVVAAWARTAEEAKLLATELDIDFFTAKIDEVLLHKDVDVVVISCSPHLQAPIATKALGIGKHVLCGSPAGPREVDALRMVHASRYYPRLMSLMCHGLRFLPALTRMKSLVEEGYIGNIKVCEVKMHFGVTYSDRFDWMCDEMMGGGVLNQYGSNIIDLVTYLTRQRALKVHGMLKTYIKQTGNIKGIREITSDDFCSFQLELDKGASVTVTLNGLMPGQFLQEILLVGDRGRLVVRGADLYGQKRERVKEDLLHFDPVNYKDVESFGISESVRREIPTPFMKGMIRMTEAVRDAFDRVEERQGWVAEPVAQAATFEDSFYVQTVVDAIRKSSKCKEWISVVLKDEEPEPNPFLSAAMRRSTFSLH from the exons ATgag ATTCAAAGTGAAATCTACAATTAGCCAGAAAAACATGAGAAAGATGCTTCCAGGTGTTGGCGTGTTTGGAACAACAGCCACCATCAAGGTACTGGTTCCTATCCTTAAAACTTGTGGCTTTCCTGTTGTGGCAGCATGGGCACGTACAGCCGAGGAGGCCAAATTGTTGGCCACTGAGCTGGACATTGATTTTTTCACTGCAAAAATTGATGAG GTGTTGCTGCATAAAGATGTGGATGTGGTAGTCATCAGCTGTTCTCCTCACCTCCAGGCTCCCATAGCAACTAAAGCATTGGGCATAGGCAAGCATGTTTTGTGTGGTTCTCCTGCAGGACCACGTGAGGTTGATGCACTTCGCATGGTCCATGCATCACGCTATTACCCACGACTCATGTCACTCATGTGCCACGGTCTACGTTTTTTGCCTGCTCTAACACGTATGAAATCCTTAGTGGAAGAAGGATATATAGGCAATATCAAAGTTTGTGAAGTAAAG ATGCACTTTGGTGTCACTTACTCGGACCGTTTTGACTGGATGTGTGATGAGATGATGGGCGGTGGTGTTTTGAACCAGTATGGCTCCAACATCATTGATTTGGTGACATACTTGACTCGACAGCGAGCCTTGAAGGTTCATGGCATGTTGAAGACATATATCAAGCAGACAGGTAACATCAAAGGCATTCGTGAAATAACAAGTGATGACTTTTGCTCCTTCCAGCTGGAGCTAGATAAAGGTGCCAGTGTAACCGTGACCCTGAATGGATTGATGCCTGGGCAGTTTCTGCAAGAGATCCTTCTTGTGGGAGATCGTGGACGCCTTGTTGTTCGTGGAGCTGATCTTTATGGGCAGAAGCGGGAGCGAGTAAAAGAAGATCTTCTCCATTTTGATCCCGTAAACTATAAGGATGTTGAGAGTTTTGGGATTTCAGAGAGTGTCCGAAGAGAAATTCCAACTCCGTTTATGAAAGGCATGATTCGTATGACGGAAGCAGTGAGAGATGCATTCGATCGCGTTGaggaaaggcagggctgggtaGCAGAACCTGTGGCCCAGGCAGCCACATTTGAGGACTCTTTTTATGTGCAGACTGTAGTAGATGCCATTCGTAAATCGAGCAAATGCAAAGAATGGATTTCAGTTGTGCTGAAAGATGAGGAACCTGAGCCTAATCCTTTTCTCTCAGCCGCCATGCGCCGCAGCACATTCTCATTGCATTGA